In Chryseobacterium lactis, a single genomic region encodes these proteins:
- a CDS encoding T9SS-dependent M36 family metallopeptidase: MNKKLSLLPISVAFLFGFANVNAQNSTKLIQDYYQKNGQLTQKSNANDKIGVVILNEDASKSLGAHIVNVQQTYNGLKVYNALGKVIIKGDQIVSEKNDFNRNVIVANQKKVQDRFSEGFLMQKLGLSKISEADYSSDVYFEKNGVYVLSKEIFVSDGNSSDVWHVIVDAGSGEVLTKDNMTLDCNFENSSDSHEKHHEKLDSPWNPQPTDIKVNAQSTTASLLLPSNASYNIFPLPIEAPTFGGRTIINNPWDLVASPEGWHSDGTNSYTNTRGNNVYAYSDQDNANTPGYSPDGGSTRNFDFPFADDRFANPFAYRDAAVTNLFYMNNKMHDIFYKFGFTETARNFQTNNFANGGIGGDAVRAEAFDGSGLNNANFSSGYERVVSGQIQVLAPRMQMYLYDRTQTADDPILRYQYNSPATIINRPKALTAGASFGPIFGPPVTGDLVISSPADACTAPAAGSLTNKIALITSTGCEYGLKVLNAENAGAIGVIVYRPAADAPVGMGAGNSGGQVSIPSINIGKAEGEFMIAQLNNGPVNVTLNFDYSGFKHSSFDNGIIAHEYGHGISNRLTGQGYSCLSTTNTTEQMGEGWSDYFALMITTRPGDTSALARGVGTYPKGQPITGVGIRPAKYSPDFSVNDYTYAKTNTAVIPHGVGFIWATMLWDLTWKYIEKYGYNSDVLASTTSGNAKALQIVIDGLKLQACSPSFIDGRDAILQADAVGNAGADKCMIWNAFAKRGLGVNASAGSKTVSNDQVEDFTVPQECNASLETKELTVADNRFVIFPNPTYDEFFVGNIDKSSKEVKIRMFDMSGKLVFTDSRESASKKAISTRGFQKGVYMVHIQQGDKTQVEKLIVR, encoded by the coding sequence ATGAATAAAAAATTATCTTTATTGCCAATATCAGTGGCTTTCTTATTTGGTTTTGCGAATGTCAACGCACAGAATTCGACAAAACTTATCCAGGATTATTATCAAAAAAATGGACAATTAACTCAAAAAAGTAATGCTAACGATAAAATTGGCGTTGTGATTTTGAATGAAGATGCTTCCAAAAGTTTGGGAGCTCATATTGTTAACGTACAACAAACCTATAATGGACTTAAAGTGTACAATGCACTTGGAAAAGTGATCATAAAAGGAGATCAGATCGTATCCGAAAAAAATGACTTCAACAGAAATGTAATAGTAGCCAACCAGAAAAAAGTACAGGATCGGTTTTCCGAAGGTTTTCTCATGCAAAAGTTGGGATTGAGCAAAATTTCTGAAGCGGATTATTCATCCGATGTCTATTTTGAAAAAAATGGAGTGTATGTTCTTTCCAAGGAAATATTTGTTTCCGATGGAAATTCTTCAGATGTATGGCATGTGATTGTTGATGCCGGTAGCGGAGAGGTTCTTACCAAAGACAATATGACATTGGACTGTAATTTTGAAAACAGTTCTGATTCTCATGAAAAGCATCATGAAAAGTTAGATTCACCTTGGAATCCTCAGCCGACGGATATAAAAGTTAATGCTCAAAGTACAACAGCAAGCCTTCTCTTACCTTCGAATGCATCCTATAATATTTTTCCGCTCCCGATAGAAGCTCCTACATTTGGGGGGCGTACGATTATCAATAATCCATGGGACCTGGTAGCATCTCCTGAAGGGTGGCATTCCGACGGAACCAACAGTTATACCAATACAAGAGGAAACAATGTCTATGCCTATTCTGACCAGGACAATGCCAATACACCTGGATATTCTCCAGATGGGGGAAGCACCAGAAACTTCGACTTCCCTTTTGCAGATGACAGATTTGCTAATCCATTTGCCTATAGAGACGCCGCTGTGACCAACTTGTTTTATATGAATAACAAAATGCATGACATTTTCTATAAGTTTGGATTTACAGAAACAGCCAGAAACTTTCAAACTAATAATTTTGCCAACGGAGGTATTGGAGGAGATGCTGTGAGAGCAGAAGCATTTGATGGAAGTGGTCTCAATAACGCCAACTTTAGCTCAGGATACGAAAGAGTTGTTTCAGGGCAAATTCAGGTATTGGCGCCCAGAATGCAGATGTATCTGTATGACAGAACACAAACGGCAGATGATCCTATCCTGAGATATCAGTATAATTCTCCGGCAACGATAATAAACAGACCTAAAGCCTTAACCGCCGGAGCTTCATTCGGCCCTATTTTTGGACCGCCTGTAACCGGTGATCTGGTAATTTCTTCCCCGGCAGACGCCTGTACCGCACCGGCTGCAGGAAGTCTTACCAACAAAATAGCCCTCATAACGAGCACAGGTTGTGAATATGGTCTTAAAGTGCTGAACGCTGAAAATGCTGGTGCTATAGGAGTCATTGTCTACAGACCCGCCGCTGATGCTCCCGTAGGTATGGGCGCAGGAAATTCAGGAGGGCAGGTGTCTATTCCGTCGATCAATATTGGTAAAGCAGAAGGTGAATTTATGATAGCACAACTGAACAATGGTCCGGTTAATGTCACATTAAATTTCGATTACAGCGGATTCAAACATTCAAGCTTTGATAATGGAATTATTGCTCACGAGTATGGACATGGAATTTCGAACAGATTGACAGGTCAGGGATACAGTTGCCTCTCTACTACCAATACAACAGAACAAATGGGAGAAGGGTGGTCAGATTATTTCGCCCTGATGATTACAACCAGGCCTGGTGACACTTCTGCTCTTGCAAGAGGAGTTGGTACATATCCGAAAGGCCAGCCTATTACAGGGGTGGGGATCAGACCTGCTAAATATTCTCCGGATTTTTCAGTGAATGACTATACCTACGCAAAAACAAATACAGCCGTGATCCCACATGGAGTCGGCTTTATATGGGCAACAATGTTATGGGATCTTACCTGGAAATATATTGAGAAATATGGGTACAACAGCGATGTCCTTGCAAGTACTACTTCCGGAAATGCAAAAGCTTTACAAATTGTAATAGATGGACTTAAATTACAAGCCTGTAGTCCTTCTTTTATTGATGGCAGAGATGCTATTCTTCAGGCCGATGCTGTTGGAAACGCAGGTGCAGATAAATGTATGATCTGGAATGCTTTTGCTAAAAGAGGACTGGGAGTCAATGCTTCCGCAGGAAGTAAAACCGTTTCAAATGATCAGGTGGAAGACTTTACAGTTCCTCAAGAATGTAACGCTTCTCTGGAAACTAAGGAGCTTACAGTTGCAGATAATCGATTTGTCATTTTCCCGAATCCGACCTATGATGAATTCTTTGTAGGAAATATTGATAAATCATCCAAAGAAGTTAAAATCAGAATGTTTGATATGTCCGGAAAACTGGTGTTTACCGATTCCAGAGAATCTGCTTCTAAAAAAGCCATTTCTACCAGAGGATTCCAGAAAGGAGTATATATGGTTCATATTCAGCAGGGAGATAAAACTCAGGTTGAGAAGTTGATTGTAAGGTAA
- a CDS encoding c-type cytochrome yields MAMKKLILTGIAASAFLVSCGPKSVAVTGPKYTSSEQLAQGKTIFENSCAKCHKLPEPTKHDDQGWIKTLSRMAPKAKLNDEQHQMVYDYLISVNKK; encoded by the coding sequence ATGGCTATGAAAAAATTAATTTTAACAGGTATCGCCGCATCAGCATTTCTGGTGTCCTGTGGACCTAAAAGTGTGGCAGTAACCGGCCCCAAGTATACCTCATCTGAACAACTTGCTCAGGGAAAAACTATTTTTGAAAACTCTTGCGCCAAGTGTCATAAGCTACCGGAACCTACAAAACATGATGACCAAGGCTGGATAAAAACATTAAGCAGAATGGCTCCTAAAGCTAAACTCAACGATGAACAACATCAAATGGTCTATGATTATTTAATCTCTGTAAATAAAAAATAA
- a CDS encoding tetratricopeptide repeat protein — MTLTKNKYYFEALDNYPYNLPDCMEALNYALSYEPEDADSLCLMGRIYSEMLKDYEMAKKYFEEALQNNINNLNTPKYYLECLLNNEDYNEAEKLIAFALKIKGIDKAEILYQHALLLERNEKYKKALLKLKEAKKLSYSTSMTSMLKEKEKFIKDKKKK, encoded by the coding sequence ATGACCTTAACTAAAAATAAATATTACTTCGAAGCCCTGGACAATTATCCATACAATCTACCGGATTGCATGGAGGCCTTGAACTACGCATTATCATATGAGCCCGAAGATGCAGACAGTCTTTGCCTTATGGGAAGAATTTACTCCGAAATGCTAAAGGATTATGAGATGGCAAAAAAATACTTTGAGGAAGCTTTACAAAATAACATAAACAATCTCAACACTCCAAAGTACTATCTTGAATGTCTTTTGAACAATGAAGATTATAATGAAGCAGAAAAGCTCATTGCGTTTGCTTTAAAAATAAAAGGAATTGACAAAGCCGAAATTCTTTATCAGCACGCTCTTTTATTAGAAAGGAACGAGAAATATAAAAAAGCTTTATTGAAACTTAAAGAAGCAAAAAAGTTGAGTTACAGTACTTCTATGACTTCTATGCTGAAAGAAAAGGAGAAGTTTATAAAGGATAAGAAGAAAAAGTAA
- a CDS encoding RtcB family protein: protein MGNLKLKGKDILKLGYPNNQSINVALEVMKRNFATKNIHHVKSILKEILVNPENFEKDLTFGQIAETLLSSKKTEKRMLNSQRASFQIFGNNISEEAKNQLYTALKLPISTQGALMPDAHSGYGLPIGGVLAVENAVIPYGVGMDIGCRMSLSILDTPVSYLNGARDKYEKALAEHTKFGMYETHKSHIDHEIFDRDTFDLIPILRRLKGKAIKQMGSSGGGNHFVEFGEVEITEEDEQIGLPKGKYLGILSHSGSRGLGAEIAQYYSRVATEQCPLPREAQQFAWLDLSTHLGLEYWTAMNLAGDYASACHDDIHRRLVKAVGGRVKARIENHHNFAWKEIHNGKEVIVHRKGATPAHENELGMIPGSMTEKGFIVRGKGNPDSLKSASHGAGRAHSRGECRSLFTQNDIKKELKLKNVTLMGGNTEEAPMAYKNIHEVMNAQSELVDILGTFQPRIVRMDR, encoded by the coding sequence ATGGGAAATTTAAAACTAAAAGGAAAAGATATATTAAAACTGGGCTATCCGAATAATCAAAGCATCAATGTGGCGCTTGAAGTCATGAAAAGGAACTTTGCCACCAAAAATATCCATCACGTAAAATCTATTTTAAAAGAAATCCTGGTCAATCCGGAAAACTTTGAAAAAGACTTAACCTTCGGGCAGATCGCAGAAACTTTGCTTTCTTCAAAAAAGACAGAAAAAAGAATGCTGAATTCACAGCGTGCCTCTTTTCAGATCTTTGGAAATAACATTTCTGAAGAAGCAAAAAACCAACTGTACACCGCATTGAAATTGCCAATTTCAACACAAGGCGCTTTAATGCCTGATGCCCACAGTGGTTATGGCCTTCCGATCGGAGGCGTACTCGCCGTAGAAAATGCAGTCATTCCTTATGGAGTAGGCATGGATATCGGCTGCAGGATGAGCCTCAGTATTTTGGATACCCCCGTTTCATATCTGAACGGTGCAAGAGATAAATATGAAAAAGCTCTTGCAGAACACACAAAATTCGGAATGTATGAGACTCACAAATCTCACATAGACCATGAAATCTTCGACAGAGATACCTTTGACCTCATTCCGATTTTAAGAAGATTAAAAGGAAAAGCCATTAAACAAATGGGATCTTCCGGCGGAGGAAACCACTTCGTAGAATTCGGAGAAGTAGAAATCACCGAAGAAGACGAGCAGATAGGATTACCAAAAGGAAAATATCTGGGAATCCTTTCTCACAGCGGATCCAGAGGATTGGGAGCAGAGATTGCCCAGTATTATTCCAGAGTAGCCACAGAACAATGTCCGCTACCAAGAGAGGCCCAACAGTTTGCATGGCTTGACCTGAGTACACACCTCGGTTTGGAATATTGGACTGCCATGAACCTCGCCGGAGACTATGCTTCAGCATGTCACGATGACATCCACAGAAGATTGGTAAAAGCCGTAGGAGGCAGGGTGAAAGCCAGAATTGAGAACCATCACAACTTCGCCTGGAAGGAAATTCACAACGGAAAAGAAGTGATTGTTCACAGAAAAGGAGCAACCCCGGCCCATGAAAATGAATTGGGAATGATCCCGGGTTCAATGACCGAAAAAGGATTTATTGTTCGTGGGAAAGGAAATCCCGATTCTCTGAAATCGGCGTCGCATGGCGCAGGAAGAGCACATTCCAGAGGAGAATGCAGAAGCCTTTTTACTCAGAATGATATCAAAAAAGAACTGAAGCTGAAGAATGTGACATTGATGGGTGGAAATACAGAAGAAGCACCAATGGCCTATAAAAACATTCATGAAGTGATGAATGCACAAAGCGAACTGGTCGACATTCTGGGAACATTTCAACCGAGAATCGTGAGAATGGATCGGTAA
- the prfH gene encoding peptide chain release factor H, producing the protein MEKIIQITSGRGPLECQWVVSKVLKTFLDEVKQNNLEYEIIHRENGDENLTLKSVTLLLKGKETTTFLKSWLGSICWTGKSTFRKLHKRSNWFIGVFELENLEKIDFREKDIKFQTARSQGSGGQNVNKVNTAVRATYIPTGETVFVQDSRSQLENKKLSISRLKKKVMETHIRQLEKRMQETWAQHLQVQRGNPVRTFSGTDFKKNHQDRSFKKQRNSLKNELKNDKNDLN; encoded by the coding sequence ATGGAAAAAATAATACAGATCACTTCCGGGAGAGGTCCTTTAGAATGCCAATGGGTGGTTTCAAAAGTGCTGAAGACCTTTCTTGACGAAGTGAAACAAAATAATTTGGAGTACGAAATCATTCATCGTGAAAACGGTGATGAGAATCTGACTTTAAAATCCGTGACCCTGCTTTTAAAAGGAAAAGAAACAACAACGTTTTTAAAGAGCTGGCTGGGAAGTATTTGCTGGACAGGAAAAAGTACATTCAGAAAATTACATAAAAGAAGCAACTGGTTTATCGGTGTTTTTGAACTGGAGAATCTTGAAAAGATAGACTTCAGAGAAAAAGACATTAAATTTCAAACAGCCAGAAGCCAGGGAAGTGGCGGGCAAAATGTAAACAAAGTGAACACTGCTGTTCGTGCCACCTATATTCCGACAGGAGAAACTGTATTCGTACAGGATTCAAGGTCTCAGTTAGAAAATAAAAAGCTTTCTATTTCTAGATTAAAGAAAAAAGTAATGGAAACACATATCCGGCAACTGGAAAAAAGAATGCAGGAAACCTGGGCTCAACATCTCCAGGTGCAACGTGGGAATCCTGTCCGTACATTTTCCGGAACAGATTTTAAAAAGAACCATCAGGACAGATCTTTTAAAAAACAAAGAAATAGCCTGAAAAATGAATTAAAAAACGATAAAAATGACCTTAACTAA
- a CDS encoding nucleotidyltransferase domain-containing protein gives MGAPHNIKRYGEVWPEFRIRLGLKILDKLKDKVIISGGWAWHFMSETGHTEYKHAHDHKDIDIFVTKENVAEVVMTLQNEGFQKVWTRYDHLPSKENFRRYEKTVELENEKFHRITIDFFERDDLDTVECNGFTVVEPSLLLSFYRNIHSSDKCWAVMAAKDLLQKGIDPLEHPQLSKMPK, from the coding sequence ATGGGAGCACCACATAATATAAAAAGATACGGTGAAGTCTGGCCGGAATTCAGAATCCGGTTAGGACTCAAAATTTTAGACAAATTAAAAGATAAAGTCATTATTTCAGGAGGATGGGCCTGGCATTTTATGTCTGAAACCGGACATACAGAATACAAACACGCCCATGATCACAAGGATATCGACATTTTTGTAACAAAGGAAAACGTAGCTGAGGTTGTGATGACCTTGCAGAATGAAGGATTTCAGAAAGTATGGACCCGCTACGATCATCTGCCAAGCAAGGAAAACTTCCGCAGGTACGAGAAAACAGTAGAACTGGAAAATGAAAAATTCCACAGAATTACCATCGATTTTTTTGAAAGAGATGATCTCGATACTGTTGAATGCAACGGATTTACAGTTGTAGAACCCTCTCTGTTACTTTCTTTTTACAGGAATATTCACTCCAGTGATAAATGCTGGGCAGTAATGGCTGCAAAAGATCTTTTACAAAAGGGAATTGATCCGTTGGAACATCCCCAATTAAGCAAAATGCCAAAATAA
- a CDS encoding T9SS-dependent M36 family metallopeptidase produces MNRKLFLLPICLAVSLTTGALHAQNSAKLIQDYYQKNSQLKLKGNTTDKTEVIILNEDPSKSLGLTIVNVQQTFKGLRIYNALGKVLIKDNKVVSESNEFKRNVVVSDQKNTQEKISEDLLRKKLRIGEISKIDYLPNVYFEKNGVYVLSKEIFVSDKNSPAVWHVIADAATGEILSKYNTVLSCNFQNDAHSDKMNENTSAPLADFSPMKNMLSGTKTLLLPSNSSYNVFPLPVEAPTFGSRSLVNNPWNLTSSPEGWHSDGTNNYTNTRGNNVYAYSDQNNTNTPGYSPDGGSTLSFDFPFADGRYENPMTYRDAAITNLFYMNNKMHDIFYKFGFTETARNYQTNNFNKGGLGNDAVNAEAFDGSDFSNANFDPGYEYVIGRVNVVSAPRMQMYLFERPDTASDPISRYHYNSPASITTRPRVEAKPLFWGTIYGPLETGDLALTVPDNACTVMVSGSLTGRIALIKNGGCDYDLQVFNAQKAGAIGVIVYNPSSDSPADADSSSWSYYDQVTIPSLNIGKNEGEYLKNEILAGTTINLTLSNKDYNGYKHSSLDNGVIAHEYGHGISNRLTGQGYSCLRSDMSAEQMGDGWSDYFALMLTTRPGDTSALARGMGTYVFNEPTDGVGIRLAKYSPDFSVNDYTYAKTNTVFIPHGTGFIWATMLWDLTWKYIEKYGYNSDVMASATSGNARALQIVMNGLKLQVCNPSFIDGRDAILKADATGNGSADKCMIWNTFAKRGLGVNASAGIKAVGTDQVEDFTVPQECNTLATQDLKGVDNKFIIFPNPTYDEFFVGNIDKSSKEVKIRMFDMSGKLVFTDSRESASKKAISTRGFQKGVYMVHIQQGEKTQVEKLIVR; encoded by the coding sequence ATGAATAGAAAATTATTTTTACTGCCAATCTGTTTGGCTGTTTCTTTGACCACTGGTGCGCTGCATGCACAAAACTCAGCAAAACTTATTCAGGATTACTATCAAAAAAATAGTCAATTGAAACTGAAAGGTAATACAACAGACAAAACTGAAGTTATCATTTTAAATGAAGACCCATCCAAAAGTTTGGGACTAACTATTGTAAACGTTCAGCAGACTTTTAAAGGCCTTAGAATTTATAATGCCTTGGGAAAGGTGCTTATTAAAGATAACAAGGTTGTTTCCGAAAGTAATGAATTTAAAAGAAATGTCGTGGTATCTGATCAGAAGAATACTCAGGAAAAAATTTCAGAAGATTTACTTAGAAAAAAATTAAGGATCGGTGAAATTTCTAAGATTGACTATTTGCCCAACGTTTATTTTGAAAAAAATGGGGTTTATGTTCTTTCAAAAGAAATTTTTGTTTCAGATAAAAACTCTCCTGCTGTCTGGCATGTAATTGCCGATGCTGCAACAGGAGAAATATTGAGTAAATATAATACTGTGCTTAGCTGTAATTTTCAAAATGATGCTCATTCAGATAAGATGAATGAAAATACATCTGCTCCTCTTGCTGATTTTTCTCCAATGAAAAATATGTTATCCGGAACAAAAACATTACTGTTGCCTAGCAATAGCTCTTATAACGTTTTCCCTCTACCGGTAGAAGCTCCCACTTTTGGATCCCGTTCACTTGTAAATAACCCATGGAATTTGACATCATCTCCGGAAGGATGGCATTCTGACGGAACAAATAATTATACCAATACAAGAGGAAATAATGTGTATGCATATTCAGATCAGAACAATACCAATACACCCGGATATTCTCCGGACGGAGGTAGTACACTTAGTTTTGATTTTCCTTTTGCAGATGGAAGATATGAAAATCCTATGACGTATAGAGATGCTGCCATTACCAATTTGTTTTATATGAATAATAAAATGCATGACATCTTCTACAAGTTTGGGTTTACAGAAACAGCAAGAAATTATCAAACAAATAATTTCAATAAAGGAGGTTTAGGGAATGATGCTGTAAACGCAGAAGCATTTGATGGGAGTGATTTTAGTAATGCTAATTTTGATCCTGGCTACGAGTATGTAATTGGTAGAGTAAATGTTGTTTCTGCACCAAGAATGCAGATGTATCTCTTTGAAAGACCGGATACGGCATCAGATCCTATTTCAAGATATCACTACAATTCTCCAGCCAGTATTACAACCCGACCGAGAGTAGAGGCTAAGCCCCTTTTTTGGGGTACTATTTATGGGCCACTTGAAACGGGTGATTTAGCACTTACGGTTCCGGATAATGCTTGTACAGTTATGGTATCCGGAAGTTTGACTGGTCGAATAGCCCTGATAAAGAATGGCGGTTGTGACTATGATCTACAGGTTTTTAACGCTCAAAAGGCAGGCGCAATCGGTGTAATTGTATATAATCCATCTTCTGATTCTCCTGCTGATGCTGATAGTAGTTCATGGAGTTATTATGACCAAGTGACTATTCCTTCTCTTAACATTGGGAAAAATGAAGGAGAATATCTTAAAAATGAAATTCTTGCCGGAACCACCATTAATCTTACACTAAGTAATAAAGATTATAATGGCTATAAGCATTCAAGTTTGGACAACGGAGTCATAGCTCATGAATATGGACATGGGATTTCCAATCGATTAACAGGGCAGGGATATAGTTGCCTTAGAAGTGATATGTCCGCAGAACAGATGGGTGATGGCTGGTCGGATTATTTTGCTTTAATGTTAACAACAAGACCAGGTGATACATCTGCCTTAGCAAGAGGAATGGGTACTTATGTTTTTAACGAGCCAACGGACGGTGTGGGCATCAGGTTAGCAAAATATTCTCCTGATTTTTCAGTAAATGATTATACCTATGCAAAAACAAATACAGTATTCATCCCACATGGAACAGGTTTTATATGGGCGACTATGTTATGGGATCTTACCTGGAAGTATATTGAAAAGTATGGATATAACAGTGATGTAATGGCAAGTGCTACTTCAGGGAATGCGCGAGCTTTGCAAATTGTGATGAATGGGCTTAAACTTCAGGTTTGTAACCCTTCCTTTATAGATGGAAGGGATGCTATTCTAAAGGCTGATGCTACTGGAAATGGAAGCGCAGACAAATGTATGATATGGAATACTTTTGCGAAAAGAGGCTTGGGTGTTAATGCTTCTGCCGGAATTAAGGCAGTAGGGACTGATCAGGTAGAAGATTTTACGGTTCCACAGGAATGTAATACTTTGGCGACCCAGGATCTTAAAGGTGTTGATAATAAATTTATCATTTTCCCGAATCCTACTTATGATGAATTCTTTGTAGGAAATATTGATAAATCATCCAAAGAAGTTAAAATCAGAATGTTTGATATGTCAGGAAAACTGGTATTTACCGATTCCAGAGAATCAGCTTCTAAGAAAGCTATTTCTACCAGAGGATTCCAGAAAGGAGTATATATGGTTCATATCCAACAAGGTGAAAAGACTCAGGTTGAGAAATTGATTGTGAGATAA
- a CDS encoding cytochrome c: MKKLIAAASFIAILLVSCTPKASTSPVTPGSSTSTAEQIAQGKTIFENSCGRCHKLPDPTSHNPVQWVGIMNSMAPKAKLTDEQHQWVYDYIVSVKK, translated from the coding sequence ATGAAAAAACTCATTGCTGCGGCATCATTCATTGCTATTCTCCTTGTTTCCTGTACTCCAAAAGCGTCTACATCTCCTGTTACTCCAGGATCTTCAACGTCTACGGCGGAGCAAATCGCACAGGGAAAAACTATATTCGAGAATTCATGTGGAAGATGTCACAAGCTACCGGATCCTACTTCACATAACCCTGTACAATGGGTAGGAATCATGAATTCGATGGCTCCAAAGGCAAAACTGACAGATGAACAGCATCAGTGGGTTTATGATTATATCGTTTCTGTAAAAAAATAA